A stretch of the bacterium genome encodes the following:
- a CDS encoding alkaline phosphatase family protein, translating to MERNIVISKQRKYASICGLLRFIVLEGVLLLAFCSCIGLAEAGSKKMIVLGFDGMDPQLLQKYMDAGKLPNFRKLAETGDFKPLSTTIPPQSPVAWATFITGQDPGGTNIYDFIARDPNTYLPYLSIGEICPPKKEVKIPLLKWVVPISKVEAKLYRKGKTFWEYLDEVSVPSTILQVPSNFPPVQHKGKSLSGMGTPDIIGTYGTFQFFTSKPGEGGAEQGGRVYQVVVKNNVIETEIQGPVNTFKEERPISTIPLTIKLDPKNPIARLKFDDQDIILKQGAWTGWLPFTFKMSFSRACGIGRFYLKQVRPEFQLYLSPINVDPRQPPFDISCPQEYAKELAERIGLFHTQGIPEDTWALNEGRLNEEEFLAQSEVSQQERLRMYRLELANLKKQKTGLLFCYFSATDTIQHMFTGYMDPQFPGYTEEKNKKYGQVIPDLYQKMDQIVAETLKRMDPGTTLLILSDHGFATYSRYFNLNTWLHQQGYMKFIDEFQRVSGEFFENVDWKRTRAYAMGLNALYINLKGREVQGIVNPAQKTALLEEIRKGLLNYRDPENGQQVISHVDIPEKAYRGKYRNSAPDLIIGYNRGYRASWWTALGQAPEDIMGDNTTKWSGDHCIAGQLVPGIVLANKKIKVNDPAIIDLAPTILNEFKVGKKPEMTGRVIF from the coding sequence ATGGAAAGGAATATCGTGATTAGCAAGCAAAGAAAATATGCCTCCATATGCGGCCTGCTGAGATTCATCGTGCTGGAGGGAGTGCTCCTCCTCGCTTTCTGCTCCTGCATCGGTTTGGCCGAGGCAGGCTCGAAGAAGATGATCGTTCTGGGATTTGACGGCATGGATCCGCAATTACTGCAAAAATATATGGATGCGGGAAAGCTTCCCAACTTCAGGAAACTGGCTGAAACCGGGGACTTTAAGCCCCTTTCGACCACCATTCCGCCGCAGAGCCCGGTGGCCTGGGCCACCTTCATCACTGGCCAGGATCCAGGCGGCACCAATATTTATGACTTCATCGCCCGTGATCCCAATACCTACCTGCCGTACCTTTCCATCGGCGAAATCTGCCCTCCCAAAAAGGAGGTAAAGATCCCTCTTTTGAAATGGGTTGTGCCCATTTCCAAAGTCGAAGCAAAACTCTACCGCAAGGGCAAAACCTTCTGGGAATACCTGGATGAGGTTTCCGTTCCATCCACGATCCTTCAGGTCCCCTCCAATTTTCCGCCGGTGCAGCACAAGGGGAAATCCTTGAGCGGGATGGGCACTCCGGATATCATCGGTACCTACGGAACCTTTCAGTTCTTTACCTCAAAGCCCGGAGAGGGCGGAGCGGAACAGGGCGGGCGGGTCTACCAGGTAGTAGTCAAAAACAACGTCATAGAAACCGAGATCCAGGGCCCGGTCAATACCTTCAAGGAAGAGCGCCCGATATCCACAATACCCTTAACCATTAAGCTCGATCCTAAAAACCCGATAGCCCGGCTGAAGTTTGACGACCAGGATATTATCCTGAAACAGGGTGCATGGACCGGATGGCTCCCCTTTACCTTTAAAATGAGTTTTTCCAGGGCCTGCGGGATCGGAAGGTTTTACCTTAAGCAGGTGCGGCCTGAGTTTCAGCTCTACTTAAGCCCCATCAACGTTGACCCCCGCCAGCCTCCGTTTGACATTTCCTGCCCACAAGAGTATGCCAAAGAGCTGGCGGAGCGGATCGGCCTGTTCCATACTCAGGGAATACCGGAAGATACCTGGGCCTTGAACGAAGGACGGCTGAATGAAGAAGAGTTCCTGGCACAGAGTGAAGTATCACAGCAGGAGCGGCTGAGAATGTACCGGCTTGAGCTGGCCAACCTGAAAAAGCAGAAAACCGGACTGCTCTTTTGCTATTTCTCGGCCACTGATACGATCCAGCACATGTTCACCGGCTATATGGACCCTCAATTCCCCGGCTATACCGAAGAAAAAAATAAAAAGTATGGCCAGGTTATTCCCGATCTGTATCAGAAAATGGACCAGATTGTGGCTGAAACCCTGAAGCGGATGGATCCGGGAACTACCCTGCTTATTCTTTCCGATCATGGCTTCGCTACCTACAGCCGATATTTTAATCTGAATACCTGGCTGCATCAGCAGGGCTATATGAAATTTATCGATGAATTCCAGAGAGTAAGCGGTGAGTTCTTTGAAAATGTGGACTGGAAACGCACCAGGGCTTATGCCATGGGCCTGAACGCCCTCTATATCAACCTGAAGGGGAGGGAGGTCCAGGGGATTGTCAATCCGGCTCAAAAAACCGCCCTGCTGGAAGAGATTCGAAAAGGATTATTGAATTACCGGGATCCTGAAAACGGCCAGCAGGTCATCAGCCATGTGGATATACCGGAGAAAGCCTACCGGGGGAAATACCGCAATAGTGCCCCTGACCTGATCATCGGCTATAACCGGGGATACCGGGCCTCCTGGTGGACAGCCCTGGGACAGGCTCCGGAAGATATCATGGGGGACAATACCACCAAGTGGAGCGGCGATCACTGCATTGCCGGACAACTGGTTCCGGGTATCGTGCTGGCCAATAAGAAAATCAAAGTCAATGATCCGGCCATCATCGACCTGGCACCCACGATCCTGAACGAGTTCAAGGTGGGCAAAAAACCGGAGATGACCGGACGGGTGATATTTTAG
- a CDS encoding Rpn family recombination-promoting nuclease/putative transposase: MSTGVREQENMRFLNPKTDFAFKKIFGSRQSKDILISFINAMLRFSPEHEIINLTIIDPYQAPQIKGMKDTCLDVKARSKDGREIIIEMQVLNVAGFEKRILYNAAKSYSNQLDEGDDYPKLNPVIALTITDFIMFDEPKIISKFCLTEKDDFFPCLNSDLELVFVELPKFDKTEEQLADITDKWLYFLKHARSLDIVPHTLKVEKPISKAFKIANKANLTREELDDQERREMFIQDQRGAIAKADEQGFKRGLLEAISLGLELKFGRECLQLYDRISRMDSVEQLEKINEAIRTASSCKEIENLILR, encoded by the coding sequence ATGAGCACAGGAGTAAGGGAGCAGGAGAATATGCGCTTTCTCAATCCCAAGACGGATTTTGCCTTCAAGAAGATATTCGGCAGCAGGCAGAGTAAGGATATTCTGATTTCCTTTATCAATGCCATGCTGCGCTTCAGCCCTGAGCATGAGATTATCAACCTGACGATTATTGACCCTTATCAGGCACCACAGATCAAGGGAATGAAGGATACCTGCCTGGATGTCAAGGCCAGAAGCAAAGACGGCAGAGAGATTATCATCGAGATGCAGGTATTGAATGTGGCTGGCTTTGAGAAGAGGATTCTCTACAATGCAGCCAAATCCTATTCCAACCAACTGGATGAGGGAGACGATTACCCCAAGCTCAATCCGGTCATAGCCCTTACCATTACTGACTTTATCATGTTCGATGAGCCGAAGATCATCAGTAAATTCTGCCTCACGGAAAAGGATGATTTTTTCCCCTGTCTCAATTCCGATCTTGAGCTGGTATTCGTTGAGCTGCCAAAGTTTGATAAGACCGAAGAGCAGTTAGCCGATATCACCGACAAATGGCTATATTTCCTGAAGCATGCGCGCTCACTGGATATTGTCCCGCATACCCTGAAAGTCGAGAAGCCCATATCCAAAGCCTTCAAGATAGCCAATAAGGCCAACCTGACCCGTGAGGAACTTGATGATCAGGAACGGCGGGAGATGTTCATCCAGGACCAGCGGGGAGCAATTGCCAAAGCGGATGAACAGGGATTTAAGCGGGGACTCCTTGAAGCTATCTCCCTGGGGTTGGAGCTCAAGTTTGGCAGGGAATGCCTGCAACTTTATGATCGGATCAGCAGGATGGATTCAGTTGAACAGTTAGAAAAGATTAATGAAGCGATAAGAACAGCATCAAGCTGTAAGGAAATAGAGAATTTAATCTTAAGGTAA
- a CDS encoding nucleotidyltransferase domain-containing protein → MPIDTEINLIVNTIIERLSPEKIVLFGSYAYGQPTQDSDLDILVVVQKHDQPRYKRAREIRKCLWGKVSVPKDILIYTVDEIREWENVKQAFITSILERGKVLYEKKG, encoded by the coding sequence TTGCCTATAGATACGGAGATAAACCTTATCGTCAATACAATTATCGAGAGACTATCTCCTGAAAAAATCGTACTTTTTGGTTCTTATGCCTATGGACAACCTACTCAGGATAGTGATCTTGACATTCTTGTAGTAGTTCAAAAGCATGATCAGCCAAGGTATAAGAGGGCACGGGAAATCAGAAAGTGTTTATGGGGTAAGGTTTCGGTTCCAAAGGATATATTAATCTATACGGTTGATGAGATACGGGAATGGGAAAATGTAAAACAGGCCTTTATAACCTCGATCTTGGAGCGAGGAAAGGTGCTGTATGAAAAAAAGGGCTGA
- a CDS encoding HEPN domain-containing protein, whose amino-acid sequence MKKRADLVKEWFTKADHDLIAAGSLLKAEEPLNDVIAFHCQQAVEKYLKGYMIHLGLAFTKTHEIGGLIAVIEGKDPEITYLKEGADALTDYAVEIRYPESHLTPSQEEIKAAIEIVQEVQAYVRSKISEAKS is encoded by the coding sequence ATGAAAAAAAGGGCTGACCTGGTAAAAGAATGGTTCACCAAGGCTGACCATGATTTAATAGCAGCAGGATCACTGCTCAAAGCAGAAGAACCATTAAACGATGTAATTGCATTTCATTGCCAGCAGGCAGTTGAAAAGTATCTTAAAGGATACATGATACATCTTGGTTTGGCATTTACCAAAACTCATGAAATAGGAGGTCTTATAGCCGTAATAGAGGGAAAAGACCCTGAGATTACATACCTTAAAGAGGGGGCTGATGCACTTACTGATTATGCTGTTGAGATAAGATATCCGGAAAGTCACCTCACACCCTCTCAGGAGGAAATTAAGGCTGCTATTGAAATTGTACAAGAAGTTCAAGCTTATGTGAGAAGTAAGATAAGCGAGGCAAAAAGCTGA
- a CDS encoding ATP-binding protein, whose translation MPKEDQLGNKCFLALPFTQNFVPVREAIIAGAKQAGFQVVSLDQGPVLPSGTIREAIIGELTQADCIIADITDRNPNIFFELGLAQAMGKGLLLISREKNFNDIPFDLREFRVIIYSYDSVSLDSLSKKISLSLREYRRFPRPSIIYPGFSYSSPFFIEWELLSEREVENLCRELLAQMGFQRLEWGKISPEVDLVAEIPKKDPDGYEYRELWLISMGLHAPVEILLEIITHDPDFLIHRVKKYSEQFDKYFSKAIEAPVTFLFITYRKDSKLEEFKELRERLEKRRQKGLPGHNLRIRVWDQEYLTSLIHRFPQIGYKYFSDQGRIRSKTRKSYEELYKENSNLLANQTKLITDLEGEKNRRIRAERDAVWKDISFSAAHKIGNPIFAIETDLDPLVKRIREQRIDEVEEVVKNIHSSVEKAKAFVEQFKSLARAQEIKPISTLLYPILEDACRSLCSKDISCKIECSPELAVLADPERLAECFDELVANAAHWFDKPEKKIEIKTVYPVPEPLPSFVDSSKIYVLVHVKDNGCGIPILNKQKIFDAFFTTYDHGTGLGLALVRRIIDGHGGGIIETGIPNQGADFEVYLPLPDQKNNESKSSLNI comes from the coding sequence ATGCCTAAAGAAGATCAGTTAGGTAATAAATGCTTTCTCGCTTTACCATTTACCCAGAACTTTGTTCCCGTGCGAGAGGCTATTATTGCAGGTGCAAAGCAAGCCGGGTTTCAGGTTGTATCTCTCGATCAAGGTCCCGTTTTACCAAGCGGTACCATTCGAGAAGCAATTATCGGCGAACTCACGCAGGCTGATTGCATTATTGCTGACATAACGGATCGCAATCCCAATATTTTTTTTGAATTAGGTCTGGCACAGGCAATGGGCAAGGGATTGCTTCTTATATCTCGAGAAAAGAACTTCAATGATATACCATTCGATCTTCGAGAATTCCGGGTAATTATTTATAGTTATGATTCAGTAAGCCTTGACAGTCTATCAAAAAAAATTAGCCTTTCTCTTCGCGAATACCGTCGCTTTCCTCGCCCTTCCATTATTTATCCTGGGTTTTCATATTCATCGCCATTCTTCATTGAGTGGGAGCTGTTGAGCGAAAGAGAGGTGGAGAACCTTTGTCGTGAGCTATTGGCACAAATGGGATTTCAGCGACTTGAATGGGGTAAAATTTCACCGGAAGTTGATTTGGTTGCGGAAATTCCAAAAAAAGATCCTGATGGCTATGAATATCGAGAGCTCTGGCTAATTTCAATGGGACTTCACGCGCCAGTTGAAATTTTGCTGGAGATAATTACTCATGATCCTGATTTTCTTATTCATCGTGTAAAAAAATATTCAGAGCAATTTGATAAATATTTTAGCAAAGCCATTGAAGCCCCAGTTACGTTCCTCTTTATCACTTACCGCAAGGATTCGAAGCTAGAGGAATTTAAAGAACTTCGTGAGCGCCTTGAGAAACGCCGTCAAAAAGGGCTGCCTGGACACAACCTCCGTATTCGGGTTTGGGACCAGGAATACCTTACTTCTCTCATCCATCGATTTCCACAAATCGGGTATAAATACTTCTCCGACCAGGGAAGAATTCGTTCTAAAACGAGAAAGTCCTATGAGGAATTATACAAAGAGAATTCTAACTTATTGGCTAATCAAACAAAACTTATTACTGACCTTGAAGGAGAGAAAAACAGGAGAATACGTGCTGAAAGGGATGCGGTCTGGAAGGATATCTCCTTTTCCGCAGCCCATAAAATCGGTAATCCTATCTTTGCTATAGAAACTGATCTCGATCCATTAGTTAAAAGGATTCGAGAGCAAAGAATTGATGAGGTGGAAGAAGTTGTAAAAAATATTCATTCCTCAGTCGAAAAGGCAAAAGCATTCGTTGAGCAGTTCAAATCCTTAGCACGTGCTCAAGAAATCAAACCAATTTCTACTCTTTTATATCCTATCCTCGAAGATGCATGTCGTTCTCTCTGTAGCAAAGATATCTCGTGCAAAATAGAATGCTCACCAGAATTGGCTGTCCTGGCAGACCCTGAGAGATTGGCCGAATGCTTCGATGAATTGGTTGCGAATGCGGCACATTGGTTTGATAAGCCAGAAAAAAAGATTGAAATAAAGACTGTTTATCCAGTTCCAGAACCGTTGCCGAGTTTTGTTGATTCCAGTAAGATATACGTTTTAGTCCATGTAAAAGACAATGGCTGCGGGATTCCAATTCTTAACAAACAAAAAATCTTTGATGCCTTCTTTACTACCTATGACCATGGTACAGGCCTGGGTTTAGCTTTGGTGCGACGTATCATTGATGGACATGGAGGCGGGATCATTGAAACTGGCATTCCTAATCAGGGAGCTGATTTTGAGGTTTACCTTCCTCTTCCTGATCAGAAGAATAATGAGAGCAAATCTTCTTTGAATATTTGA
- a CDS encoding adenylate/guanylate cyclase domain-containing protein, with the protein MARVLIVDDEIENLNSLKRALGDMNPDWDILTAMNETEGKSILERQLIEKQPVDVVLTDLVMDSEQSGMNILQEARRLDPLIMAILFTAKEKSLDRYAAFDIGAFDVVEKNIRGTTAVREISIKTSAALRYREWSQRINFLRKYFDPKVFDTIEKDPSLLSVRRRTLTIAFWDIRGFSLLCEILKAHSDLIAGFLKDYCEAAAKIIFDNNGVLDKFIGDGIMALFGVLNHKDDQGKTDAIAAIQAAITLRSKFDEISKKWLKQWQLYVPDKINIGLGCGIHTGEVLVGNVGTEFRDQFTALGPQVNFASRIESRSKSGQILVSQSTEARIKGVIATSKDSEISDIKNIPGVFDLFEVIEDKLSA; encoded by the coding sequence ATGGCTCGTGTTTTGATTGTGGATGATGAGATTGAAAATCTTAATTCACTTAAGCGCGCGCTGGGAGATATGAATCCAGATTGGGATATTCTGACCGCCATGAATGAGACTGAAGGTAAAAGCATCCTGGAACGGCAGCTTATTGAAAAACAACCCGTAGACGTAGTTTTAACTGACCTGGTAATGGATAGTGAACAAAGCGGCATGAACATTTTACAGGAAGCAAGGCGACTGGATCCACTGATCATGGCAATTTTATTCACAGCAAAAGAAAAAAGCCTCGACCGCTATGCAGCATTTGATATTGGAGCTTTTGATGTTGTCGAAAAAAATATCCGTGGTACAACTGCGGTACGGGAGATAAGCATTAAAACAAGTGCAGCTCTCCGCTATAGAGAATGGTCCCAACGAATCAATTTTTTACGCAAATATTTTGATCCAAAGGTATTTGATACTATTGAAAAAGATCCCTCACTCCTATCAGTGAGAAGGCGGACTCTTACGATAGCTTTCTGGGACATAAGGGGTTTCTCGCTCTTATGTGAGATTCTGAAAGCGCATTCGGATCTTATAGCTGGTTTTCTTAAAGATTACTGCGAAGCAGCCGCTAAAATAATTTTCGATAATAATGGTGTACTTGATAAATTCATCGGTGATGGGATTATGGCGCTGTTTGGTGTCCTCAACCACAAGGATGACCAGGGAAAGACTGATGCTATTGCAGCCATTCAAGCAGCCATTACCTTACGTTCCAAGTTTGATGAGATTTCAAAAAAATGGCTGAAGCAATGGCAGCTTTATGTCCCGGATAAGATCAACATAGGTCTCGGTTGTGGAATACATACCGGGGAGGTACTTGTTGGAAATGTTGGGACCGAGTTCAGAGATCAGTTTACTGCGCTCGGCCCGCAGGTAAACTTTGCCTCAAGAATTGAATCCCGTTCTAAATCCGGACAGATTCTCGTTTCTCAATCTACAGAAGCACGGATCAAGGGAGTGATTGCCACTTCGAAAGACAGCGAAATCTCTGACATTAAAAATATTCCCGGAGTGTTTGATTTATTTGAGGTTATTGAAGATAAACTAAGCGCCTGA
- the aspS gene encoding aspartate--tRNA ligase has product MDYLDGWKRTGSCNSLNKSHVGQQATLMGWVQRRRDHGGVIFIDLRDREGMTQVVFNPEYAPHSHQKAHEIRNEYVVAVRGKVALRPEGMANPNLATGEIELMVEEVKILNQAKSMPFQIEDQIDTAEDVRLRYRYLDLRRPALQKILMLRHRIYQQVRRYLTQQGFLEIETPVLGKSTPEGARDYLVPSRVNPHSFYALPQSPQLFKQILMVSGYDRYFQIVKCFRDEDLRADRQPEFTQIDLEMSFVERDDVMQVVEGMVREIFEEEKQLVFSAPFPRMTYQEAMSRYGVDRPDTRFGLELVDIGDLVQNSRFKVFAEVVQKGGQVKGINGQGCGKFSRSEIDDLAKVVQIYGAKGLAWIKINEDDIQSPLKKFLSEEEVANIRTRMQARPGDVLFFVADTPAVVAASLGALRLTLGQKLNLIDSSRYDFLWVIDFPLLEYDNEEGRYVAMHHPFTAPMPEDLPLLESDPLKARAQAYDLVLNGQEIGGGSIRIHTKEMQTRLFDRIGIKEEEARQKFGFLMEALEYGAPPHGGLALGLDRLIMILAGTTSIRDVIAFPKTQKATCLMTNAPGEAMPKQLKELRIKLDHS; this is encoded by the coding sequence ATGGATTACTTAGATGGATGGAAACGAACAGGAAGCTGTAATTCACTCAATAAATCCCATGTGGGCCAGCAGGCTACCCTGATGGGCTGGGTCCAGCGGAGAAGAGATCATGGGGGGGTTATTTTTATCGACTTGCGGGACCGGGAAGGGATGACGCAGGTGGTGTTCAACCCGGAGTATGCACCGCACAGCCACCAGAAGGCGCATGAGATCCGGAATGAATATGTTGTCGCCGTCAGGGGGAAAGTTGCCCTGCGGCCCGAAGGGATGGCCAATCCGAATCTGGCCACGGGAGAGATCGAGCTGATGGTCGAAGAGGTAAAAATTCTCAATCAGGCCAAGAGCATGCCCTTTCAGATCGAAGACCAGATCGATACCGCTGAGGATGTCCGGCTGCGTTACCGGTATCTTGACCTTCGGCGGCCTGCCCTCCAGAAAATCCTGATGCTGCGCCACCGGATTTATCAGCAGGTTCGCCGCTACCTTACGCAACAGGGTTTCCTGGAGATCGAAACCCCGGTCCTGGGCAAGAGCACGCCGGAGGGGGCCCGTGATTACCTGGTCCCAAGCCGGGTCAATCCGCACAGCTTTTATGCCCTGCCCCAATCCCCCCAGCTCTTTAAGCAGATCCTGATGGTTTCCGGTTACGACCGGTATTTCCAGATCGTGAAATGCTTCCGGGATGAGGACCTGCGGGCTGACCGGCAGCCGGAATTCACCCAGATCGATCTTGAGATGTCATTTGTGGAGCGGGACGATGTCATGCAGGTTGTTGAAGGGATGGTCCGGGAAATATTCGAGGAAGAAAAACAGCTTGTCTTTTCCGCCCCGTTCCCCCGGATGACCTACCAGGAGGCCATGAGCCGCTATGGCGTTGACCGGCCGGATACCCGCTTCGGGCTTGAGCTGGTGGATATCGGGGACCTGGTTCAAAATTCCCGGTTCAAGGTTTTTGCCGAGGTGGTGCAAAAAGGCGGTCAGGTCAAGGGCATTAACGGTCAGGGGTGCGGGAAGTTTTCCCGCAGTGAAATTGATGACCTTGCCAAGGTGGTCCAGATCTATGGGGCCAAAGGGCTGGCCTGGATCAAAATCAATGAGGATGATATCCAGTCCCCGCTGAAGAAATTTCTCTCTGAAGAAGAAGTGGCCAATATCCGCACCCGTATGCAGGCCAGGCCAGGAGATGTGTTGTTCTTCGTGGCCGATACTCCGGCTGTGGTGGCTGCAAGCCTTGGTGCTCTTCGCCTTACGCTGGGGCAAAAACTCAACCTGATCGACTCCAGCCGGTATGATTTCCTGTGGGTAATCGACTTTCCCCTGCTGGAATACGACAATGAAGAGGGCCGCTATGTGGCCATGCACCATCCTTTCACTGCCCCGATGCCTGAAGACCTTCCACTCCTGGAGAGTGACCCCTTAAAAGCCCGGGCCCAGGCTTATGACCTGGTTTTAAATGGCCAGGAAATCGGCGGCGGAAGCATCAGAATCCACACCAAGGAGATGCAGACCAGACTCTTTGACAGGATTGGCATCAAGGAGGAAGAGGCACGGCAAAAATTCGGCTTCCTGATGGAAGCCCTGGAATACGGCGCTCCTCCTCATGGCGGATTGGCCCTGGGACTGGACCGGCTGATTATGATTCTGGCCGGTACCACTTCTATCCGGGACGTAATCGCCTTCCCCAAGACCCAGAAGGCTACCTGCCTGATGACCAATGCCCCCGGTGAGGCCATGCCAAAGCAGTTGAAGGAGCTTCGAATCAAGCTCGACCATTCGTGA
- a CDS encoding DUF3782 domain-containing protein: protein MEIEEIKEIIREQLPKIMQTDEEIARFILRLSSQYYAGKLETEDRFDRILNELQRDREEQRQKWEADDRKWEANERKWEEQVKKWEANDRKWEANERKWEEQVKKWEVNDRKWEANERKWEANDRKWEANERKWEANERKWEEQNKKWWENQKVIDRVLEELKVLNRKHDQSIGALGARWGLHTEASFRNALAGILKDTFNIQVLNITEFDDQGEVFGHPDQVELDLIIKNGLLIICEIKSSMSKADMYAFERKIKYYEKRHECKANRKIVISPMVDDKAKDIAAGAGIEVYSFAEDVEKI from the coding sequence ATGGAAATCGAAGAAATTAAAGAGATAATAAGAGAGCAATTACCCAAAATAATGCAGACCGATGAGGAAATAGCACGGTTTATCCTGCGGCTTTCCTCGCAGTACTATGCCGGAAAACTCGAAACCGAAGATCGGTTTGACCGTATACTTAATGAGCTCCAAAGGGATAGAGAAGAGCAGAGGCAAAAATGGGAAGCTGATGACCGTAAATGGGAAGCCAATGAACGTAAATGGGAAGAGCAAGTCAAGAAATGGGAAGCTAATGACCGTAAATGGGAAGCCAATGAACGTAAATGGGAAGAGCAAGTCAAGAAATGGGAAGTTAATGACCGTAAATGGGAAGCCAATGAACGTAAATGGGAAGCTAATGACCGTAAATGGGAAGCCAATGAACGAAAATGGGAAGCCAATGAACGAAAATGGGAGGAGCAGAACAAAAAGTGGTGGGAAAACCAGAAAGTTATTGATAGGGTACTTGAAGAGCTCAAGGTGCTAAACCGCAAACATGATCAGTCGATCGGAGCACTTGGTGCCCGCTGGGGGCTCCACACGGAAGCTTCATTCCGCAACGCTCTGGCAGGGATCCTCAAAGATACTTTCAATATCCAGGTACTCAATATTACTGAGTTTGATGACCAGGGAGAGGTATTTGGCCATCCAGATCAGGTTGAGCTCGATCTGATCATAAAAAACGGGCTCTTGATCATTTGTGAGATCAAGTCTTCCATGAGTAAGGCAGATATGTATGCCTTTGAGCGAAAGATCAAATATTACGAGAAGCGACATGAATGTAAGGCTAACCGGAAGATAGTCATCTCACCAATGGTAGATGATAAAGCAAAGGACATAGCCGCAGGGGCCGGGATCGAAGTATATTCTTTTGCTGAAGATGTGGAAAAGATATAG
- the hisS gene encoding histidine--tRNA ligase → MIKAIRGVKDILPQEVGIWQYVEAIGRKMLQDYGFSELRIPVFEDTALFIRSIGEETDIVSKEMYTFPDRKGNSLSLRPEGTAPVVRAFVEHRMYAESPYQKLYYQGPMFRYERPQAGRTRQFHQIGAEVFGLAEPGVDAEMLILLNDLFSKLGLAGVTLFLNSVGCPENCRPQYKKILQEFIRKDFESLCPDCQTRYEKNPLRIMDCKNEACQAILAQAPVILEHLCPDCRKHHEEVERLLKLADIPYRINHRLVRGLDYYTRTAFEVTASGLGAQNAIAGGGRYDRLVEEFGGPPTPAIGFALGMERVIMALQGQGIAPQPQPLIYLAALGQKAREEAFLLIRTLRSRGLRVIMNYQDRSLKALLKQADQMGARLTLILGENELASRLLLLRDMTRSVQEEIALDSDIAAVLEAKVLG, encoded by the coding sequence ATGATTAAGGCGATTCGAGGGGTCAAGGACATACTCCCCCAAGAAGTAGGAATCTGGCAATACGTGGAAGCAATTGGTCGGAAGATGCTCCAGGACTACGGGTTTTCGGAGCTTCGGATCCCGGTTTTCGAGGACACGGCCCTCTTTATTCGAAGCATTGGTGAAGAGACGGACATTGTCTCCAAGGAGATGTATACTTTTCCAGACCGCAAGGGCAACAGCCTCTCCCTGCGGCCTGAAGGAACAGCCCCGGTGGTGCGGGCCTTTGTGGAGCACAGGATGTATGCGGAAAGTCCTTATCAGAAGCTCTATTACCAGGGGCCGATGTTCCGCTATGAGCGGCCGCAGGCCGGGCGTACCCGGCAGTTTCATCAGATCGGAGCCGAGGTCTTTGGCCTGGCTGAGCCGGGTGTGGATGCCGAGATGCTGATCCTGCTGAATGATCTGTTCTCAAAGCTGGGGCTTGCCGGTGTTACTCTGTTCCTCAATTCGGTAGGATGCCCGGAGAATTGCCGCCCTCAGTATAAAAAGATCCTGCAGGAATTCATACGGAAGGATTTCGAGAGCCTGTGCCCCGACTGCCAGACGCGATACGAGAAAAACCCCCTCCGTATCATGGATTGTAAAAATGAAGCCTGCCAGGCTATCCTCGCTCAGGCTCCAGTCATTCTCGAACACCTGTGCCCGGACTGCCGGAAGCACCATGAGGAGGTCGAGCGCCTGCTCAAACTGGCTGATATTCCCTACCGGATCAACCACCGGCTGGTCCGTGGGCTTGATTACTATACCCGGACCGCCTTCGAGGTCACCGCCAGCGGGCTTGGTGCTCAGAATGCCATCGCCGGCGGGGGGCGGTATGACCGCCTGGTTGAAGAATTCGGCGGACCGCCGACCCCGGCCATCGGTTTTGCCCTCGGCATGGAACGGGTGATCATGGCCCTGCAGGGACAGGGGATTGCCCCACAACCTCAGCCCCTGATCTATCTGGCAGCTTTAGGGCAGAAAGCCAGGGAAGAGGCATTCCTGTTGATCCGGACCCTGCGGAGCAGGGGCCTGCGGGTAATCATGAATTACCAGGACCGGTCGCTGAAGGCTTTACTCAAACAGGCCGATCAAATGGGAGCCCGCCTCACCCTTATTCTTGGTGAAAACGAACTGGCCAGCCGCCTCCTGCTGCTGCGGGACATGACCCGCTCCGTGCAGGAGGAAATAGCCCTGGATAGTGATATTGCCGCTGTGCTGGAAGCAAAGGTTCTGGGGTGA